CTAGTCTATTTGCCGGGGCATTATACATGGAGGAgttgtattgtttaaattcaaacttctcGCATAGCTCTGTCATCAACCTATTGTAGAATGGTTTGCCATTATCAGTTATGATATACCGAGGGACACCATACCGATAGATCAAATGAGTTCAAATGAAATTGACCACcatttctttcttcacttcctTAAGGGGTAGAGCTTCTGCCCATTTCGAGAAGTAGTCAGTTATGGCGAAGATGTACAAGTGGCCACCGGACGACTTTGGTAATGGCCCTATTGCATCAAGTccccatgcatcaaaaggccAAGAAGCTATAGTTGGGTGTAGAGGTTCTGGCGGTTGGTGGATGAAGTTTGCGTGATACTGACAAGCTTCACACTTTTTAGCGCATTCCATAGAATCTTGCACCATTATAGGCCAATAGTAACCCATTCGTTTGATCCTATAATGTAACTTAGGACCTGATTGATATGCGCCGCATATTCCAAAATGAGCCTCCTTTAAGGCTTGTCTAGCCTCCTCCTCTCCTAAGCAACGGAGAAACAGCCCATCAAATGAACGGCGGAAGAGAGTGTCTTTATAGTAAATGAATCGAGCAGCCCTTCGTCGAATTTCAGTCTTGTGGCGTTTATCATCCGGAAGTCTTCCATGTTGAAGGTATTCAATGATTACTTGTCGCCAATCTTCTTTTTTGACAAGGCATACAGAAATGATGTTGgcttgctcttcttcttcttcttcaaccacgaGAGGTACCACCCACCTTTGGGAAATAACGACTTTGGTTGTCTCTTCTTGGGATAATGCTAAGGCAGTAGCCAAATTAGCTAAAGCATCAGCCTGTCTATTCTCCTTCCTCGGTATATGCTCCAATGTGATGGCTTCAAAATTTGCTAGCAACTTCTTCGCATATTTGCAATAGGGGATGAGGTCTTCTTTCTTGACGTCATATTgctccaagatttggttgataattaaTTTGGAATCCCCAAAGATCTCAAGTTGCACTATGCCCATCTTAATGGCCATTTGTAGACCAATAATCAATGCTTGATATTCAGCTACGTTGTTAGAGCAAAGTTCGCTTAACGAGAACAAGTATAGAAGTATTTGCCTttgtggagaaacaaacactacACCTGCCCCCACTCCTTCTCGACGTGCAGCTCCAtcgaaaaacatcatccatggtGGCATTACTTCAATGTAAAACACATCTTCATCCGGGAAATCATCGGAGAACTCCCAATCAAATGGAACTAGGTGATCAGCTAAGAAGTCTACCAATGTTTGTTCTTTGACAGCTTTTTGTGGAATGTATGCAAGGTCATATTGTTGTAGCAAGACTGCCCATCGAGCAATACAACCCGAAACCACTGGCCTGGAGAGGACATATTTGATTGGATCCGCCTTTGCTATCAAATGGACTATATATGCTTgcatgtagtgctccagtttgtCTATGGCAAAGAAAAGAGCGAGGCACATCTTTTCGATAGGAGAATAATTTAATTCAGCCCCATTGAGAGTTCGAATTAGGTAATAAAGGGCTTTTTCTTTCCCCTCTTTATTTTCCTGTGCCATAAAAGCACCTAGAGACTTTTCTTGGGCTGCAATATACAGCACCAAAGGCTTTCCTGGGATAGGAGCACCTAAAACTAGAGGATTAAGCAAGTACCTTTTGATGAGCGCAAAAGCATTGCTACAAGCTTCATCCCATTCAAAGTGCACATCCTTTTTCATCAATCTATTGAAAGGTTGACATCGACCAGCCAAGTTCGAGATAAATCGTCGTATGTAGGCCAGTTTTCCTTGCAAGCCTCTAAGTTCTCGCAGATTCTTGGGCTCTGGCATTTTCTAGATAGCTTCAATTTTAGATTGGTCAATTTCAATACCGCGGTGCCTCACGATGAAACCAAGAAATTTTTCAGATGTTACGTCAAAAGCGCATTTGCGAGGGTTCATTTTAAGCTGATACTTTCTCAGGCGGATGAACACAAATCGTAGATCTGCCAGATGGTCTACCCTCCTTTTTGTTTAAACCACCAGATCATCGACATAACACTCCATGTATTTATGAAGTACATTATCAAAGATCTTCTGCATGGCCCGCTGATAAGTAGCACCAGCATTCTTTAGTCCAAAAGACATTACTTTGTAACAGTAAATTCCTTTAGGAGTACGGAAAGCTGTAAGCTGCTCATCCTTAGGATTCATTCGAATTTGGTTGTAACCTGAAGATCCATCCATGAAAGATAAAGCTTCATGACCAGTAGTGGCATCAACCATGACCTCAGTGATGGGTAACAGAAAATCATCCTTGGGACATGCACTGTTCAAATCACGAAAGTCAATGCACACTCGGATttgtccattcttctttttgacaGGGGGGATGTTAGCGATCCATTCCGGGTACTGTACTTCACGAATGAAGCCTGCTTCAATGAGCTTATTGACCTCAGTTTCTATTTGAGGGATAAGCTCTAGCCGAAAGCATCTTTGAGCTTGTTTGACTGGGCGCACGCCCTTCTTTACGGCCAAATGGTGTAGAGCAATACTCGGATTGAGCCCAAGCATTTCCTTGTAAGTCCAAGCGAACACATCTTTATACTTTACTAGGAGCTTGAggtatccttcttcttcttcaggggTGAGAAGTGCACTGATGAAAGTTGGCCGGGGTTCTTCAGCAGTCCCTAAATTGATCTCTTTAAGTTCATCAACTGTAgcttgtcctccatcttccaagGTTGGAGGAGCTTCATCGACCTCTTCATTGGTTGCTTCAGCATCTGACAGTGTACCCTCTTCTATTGTAATATGAAACGAGGATGATACCTCTTCCATTTCCTCATCATGGACGGGTGACTGACTTGTATGTACAATCGTTCGTCTTTTGACTTTGAACGATCCTTTAGTGTTAATCTCCAAGGTAAAGTTACGTCTCATGCGTGAAGGAATGCTACTGTGGATCTCATCATTAGCTTCCTGCTTCCCTTGAACGTCAAAGTTTGTTGAGCTTcgagaatgactatcaataggcCTTTTTGTTGCCCCCAGTCGATCAAAGACTGATTTACAAGCAAGAGTGTCCCGATTTGGTGTTAAACAAGTTGTATTTAACCTGTCGAACACTGTGATTCGTGATGATGAGGCCTCGATGCGATCAAACACTGAGACACGGGGTGAAGAatggtcttttctttgatttaaacTTTCGCCGACCTCCACTGTTATGTATTGGGATCTTGAAGGAttgcttcttttcttgatccatATCTAAGCTGGTTGTTCAGGAGTATAACCTAATCCGGTCTTTGGGATAGGAATTTCATGCCCTTCAAGCCTcattttcctttgtgttttgCTAAGGCCATGCATCTTTTCTCCAGTGGCTTCTGGAATTAGCTTCCCTAAGTCCTCTTGTTTTGAGAAATTGTAGCCTGCTTTGGCTAACAGCCTATATGCCTTTGGGTCGAACCATTCTTTCGTTCGTTCGCT
This genomic stretch from Quercus lobata isolate SW786 chromosome 3, ValleyOak3.0 Primary Assembly, whole genome shotgun sequence harbors:
- the LOC115980501 gene encoding uncharacterized protein LOC115980501, coding for MPEPKNLRELRGLQGKLAYIRRFISNLAGRCQPFNRLMKKDVHFEWDEACSNAFALIKRYLLNPLVLGAPIPGKPLVLYIAAQEKSLGAFMAQENKEGKEKALYYLIRTLNGAELNYSPIEKMCLALFFAIDKLEHYMQAYIVHLIAKADPIKYVLSRPVVSGCIARWAVLLQQYDLAYIPQKAVKEQTLVDFLADHLVPFDWEFSDDFPDEDVFYIEVMPPWMMFFDGAARREGVGAGVVFVSPQRQILLYLFSLSELCSNNVAEYQALIIGLQMAIKMGIVQLEIFGDSKLIINQILEQYDVKKEDLIPYCKYAKKLLANFEAITLEHIPRKENRQADALANLATALALSQEETTKVVISQRWVVPLVVEEEEEEQANIISVCLVKKEDWRQVIIEYLQHGRLPDDKRHKTEIRRRAARFIYYKDTLFRRSFDGLFLRCLGEEEARQALKEAHFGICGAYQSGPKLHYRIKRMGYYWPIMVQDSMECAKKCEACQYHANFIHQPPEPLHPTIASWPFDAWGLDAIGPLPKSSGGHLYIFAITDYFSKWAEALPLKEVKKEMVVNFI